The nucleotide sequence CGTTACGAATAAACCACAAGAACCGGACGCTCTCGTCCTGAATGAAGAGGATTCGTTGATGCACAAGACATTGGCAGGCAAGGTGGCGTTGGTCACTGGCGGCTCAAGGGGGCTCGGTGCGGCCATTGCACAGGCGCTGGCCGAACAGGGCGCTGACGTTGCCATCAGTTATGTGGCGTCCGCCGGGAAAGCAGAAGCCGTCGTCGAGCAATTGAAGGCGAAAGGGGTTCGCGCGGTGGCGATCAGAAGCGATCAGGCCGATTTGTCCGCTGCCAGACCGTTGGTTGAAGAAGTCATCGCTCATTTCGGCAAGCTCGACATCCTCATCAATAATGCGGCCATCGCGGTGCAAGGCCAGACGGTCGATGACCCCAACCTGGACACCGTCAATCTCGATCGCCAGTGGCAAGTCAACGTATTGGGCGCCGTGGCGACCACGCGTGCCGCTTCCCGAGTGCTGACGGATGGCGGGCGGATCATCTTCATCGGCTCATTGATGGGCGGTCGCGTTCCCTTCTCGGGGGCCGCCGACTACTCAGGCACCAAGGCGGCGATCGCGGGATACGCAAAGGGGGTTGCCCGGGACCTGGGGCCGCGCAATATCGCAGTCAGCGTTCTCCAGCCCGGCATCATGCCGAC is from Pseudomonas sp. MYb118 and encodes:
- a CDS encoding SDR family NAD(P)-dependent oxidoreductase; this encodes MHKTLAGKVALVTGGSRGLGAAIAQALAEQGADVAISYVASAGKAEAVVEQLKAKGVRAVAIRSDQADLSAARPLVEEVIAHFGKLDILINNAAIAVQGQTVDDPNLDTVNLDRQWQVNVLGAVATTRAASRVLTDGGRIIFIGSLMGGRVPFSGAADYSGTKAAIAGYAKGVARDLGPRNIAVSVLQPGIMPTDMMTGVLGDEVPDAVLDMHPIRRIATLEEVSATVCFLAGPNGGYITGGAIDMAGGLGI